In Cellvibrio polysaccharolyticus, a genomic segment contains:
- a CDS encoding flagella synthesis protein FlgN, whose product MSMNPAVLQHMISVDINTSETLIALMNHERELLEQRQHEGLGEVIEQKNQLLSQLGENALQRQALLQSLGLQADAEGWETLLSTHPALTESREPWKKLTQLFTECQRLNEINGKMINRSRQTLGNLLNLLRGQAAGPKLYNQSGVASGNGGSHSVTRV is encoded by the coding sequence ATGTCCATGAATCCTGCCGTTTTACAACACATGATCAGTGTTGATATCAACACCAGTGAAACCTTGATCGCGCTGATGAACCACGAGCGCGAACTGCTTGAACAGCGCCAGCACGAAGGCCTTGGCGAGGTTATTGAGCAAAAAAACCAGCTGCTCAGCCAATTGGGTGAAAATGCCCTTCAACGTCAGGCCTTATTGCAGAGCCTTGGCTTACAAGCCGATGCCGAAGGCTGGGAAACCCTGCTCAGCACACACCCGGCGCTTACCGAGAGCCGTGAACCCTGGAAAAAACTCACGCAGCTTTTTACAGAGTGCCAGCGGCTCAATGAAATTAACGGCAAGATGATCAATCGCTCGCGCCAGACTCTGGGCAATCTGCTCAACCTGTTGCGCGGCCAGGCGGCCGGCCCCAAGCTCTACAACCAAAGCGGTGTTGCCAGCGGCAACGGCGGCTCCCATTCGGTAACGCGGGTGTAA
- a CDS encoding 16S rRNA (uracil(1498)-N(3))-methyltransferase, protein MNIILLTAEDLTGDTCAEIRDQRRCQHILSVHQAQVGERIRAGLLNGNMGSGIMTTLQPDLIIIEDLIFDEPPPPDLPLFLVMALPRPKMLKRVLQTVSTLGVKKLVLMNSYRVEKSYWQTPLLEPESIREHLILGLEQARDTQLPEVILEKRFKPFVEDRLPALIAQTRALVAHPYSETPCPTGLTEATSLAIGPEGGFIPWEIEQLEACGFEGVHLGKRIMRVETAVPFLLARLFH, encoded by the coding sequence ATGAATATTATCCTCCTCACCGCTGAAGATCTGACGGGCGACACCTGCGCAGAGATCCGTGACCAGCGCCGCTGTCAGCATATATTGTCGGTTCATCAGGCTCAGGTCGGCGAGAGAATTCGCGCAGGCCTGCTCAATGGCAACATGGGCTCGGGCATTATGACCACCCTCCAGCCCGACCTGATTATTATTGAAGACCTCATTTTTGATGAACCGCCACCACCGGATCTGCCGCTTTTTCTGGTCATGGCGCTGCCTCGTCCCAAAATGCTCAAGCGGGTTTTACAAACCGTGTCGACGTTGGGTGTCAAAAAACTGGTGCTGATGAATTCCTATCGGGTGGAAAAAAGCTACTGGCAAACGCCATTGCTGGAACCGGAAAGCATTCGCGAACATCTGATACTGGGGCTTGAGCAAGCAAGAGATACGCAACTGCCCGAGGTCATCCTCGAAAAACGTTTCAAGCCCTTTGTGGAAGATCGCCTGCCCGCGTTGATCGCGCAAACCCGCGCACTGGTAGCCCACCCCTATTCAGAAACCCCATGCCCGACCGGTCTTACCGAAGCCACCTCACTGGCGATAGGCCCTGAAGGCGGATTTATTCCCTGGGAGATTGAACAGCTTGAAGCTTGCGGTTTTGAGGGGGTTCATTTGGGAAAGCGCATCATGCGCGTAGAAACAGCCGTACCCTTTTTATTGGCCAGGCTTTTTCATTAA
- a CDS encoding chemotaxis protein CheV, with the protein MAGVMDSVDQRTQLVGQNRMELLLFRLGGRQLYGINVFKVKEVLQCPPLNAIPGRSSVVRGVAHIRGGTLPIMDMNQAIGRNPLAEIDKCFVIITEYNRSAQGFLVRAVERIVNMNWGDIHPPPTGAGKEHYLTAVTEVDGQLVEIIDVEKILAEVSPARESISEGIVGQGIADRVIEKYVLIVDDSSIARKQIQRVVEAMGIRTVLKKDGAEALEYLQGLLSAGKHPHDDLILIICDIEMPEMDGYTFTAEVRNNSALKDLHIILHTSLSGVFNEAMVKKVGANDFLAKFHPDELASRVSEHILAAGDSHLLK; encoded by the coding sequence ATGGCAGGTGTAATGGACAGCGTTGATCAGCGCACGCAGCTGGTTGGTCAAAACCGTATGGAGTTGCTGTTATTTCGGCTGGGAGGGCGCCAGTTGTATGGCATCAACGTTTTCAAGGTTAAGGAAGTGTTGCAGTGCCCACCCCTGAATGCTATCCCTGGCAGAAGCTCGGTTGTGCGTGGCGTGGCCCATATTCGCGGTGGTACCTTGCCGATCATGGACATGAACCAGGCGATTGGTCGCAATCCGCTGGCAGAAATTGATAAGTGCTTTGTCATTATTACGGAATACAACCGCTCGGCGCAGGGCTTCCTGGTTCGTGCGGTTGAACGTATCGTTAACATGAACTGGGGCGATATTCATCCGCCACCCACCGGCGCCGGCAAAGAGCATTATTTAACCGCCGTTACCGAAGTGGATGGTCAGCTGGTTGAAATTATCGATGTAGAAAAAATTCTGGCTGAAGTGTCACCCGCCCGAGAATCCATCAGTGAGGGGATTGTAGGGCAGGGTATTGCTGACAGAGTGATCGAGAAATACGTGTTGATCGTTGATGACTCGTCCATCGCCCGCAAGCAGATTCAGCGCGTGGTTGAAGCCATGGGTATTCGCACCGTGCTGAAAAAAGACGGCGCGGAAGCGCTGGAGTATCTGCAAGGCCTGCTCTCGGCCGGCAAGCACCCGCATGACGACCTGATATTGATTATCTGCGACATTGAAATGCCGGAGATGGATGGCTATACCTTTACTGCCGAAGTACGAAACAATAGCGCCTTGAAAGATCTGCATATCATTTTGCATACGTCGCTCAGCGGTGTGTTTAATGAAGCCATGGTTAAAAAGGTTGGTGCCAATGACTTCCTGGCGAAATTCCATCCGGATGAGCTGGCGAGTCGGGTGAGCGAACATATTCTGGCTGCAGGTGATTCTCATTTATTAAAATAA
- a CDS encoding CheR family methyltransferase, with amino-acid sequence MTNFSDRKNNGTGSFIAPGFSLSKSSPGESKLNGGGENYDQAEFDSFRQFLQDACGIALGDNKQYLVSNRLRRLMDEHSVGSFSELVRALRSGSNRRLRDQVIDAMTTNETFWFRDIYPFDQLTKRMLPALMAPDKRMYGPVRIWCAACSSGQEPYSISMIVEEYKRQSMGALPRPVQIVATDLSSIMLEQARRAMYDRLSILRGLSAERLERFFDQTSPNSWAIKPIIKERVELRPINLMDSYAALGRFDIIFCRNVLIYFDADLKRSILQKLHASLKPGGILFLGSSEGLAASTDLFEMVRCDPGIYYRAL; translated from the coding sequence ATGACTAATTTTTCAGACAGGAAAAACAATGGAACCGGCAGCTTTATCGCCCCCGGTTTTTCGCTGTCGAAAAGTTCGCCGGGCGAATCGAAGTTGAACGGCGGCGGGGAGAATTACGACCAGGCGGAATTTGATAGTTTTCGTCAGTTTCTTCAGGATGCCTGCGGCATAGCGCTCGGCGATAACAAGCAATATCTGGTTTCCAACCGTTTGCGCCGCCTTATGGATGAGCATAGTGTCGGTTCGTTCAGCGAATTGGTTCGCGCGCTCCGGTCAGGTTCCAACCGCCGTTTGCGTGACCAGGTGATTGATGCCATGACCACCAACGAAACCTTCTGGTTTCGTGATATTTATCCCTTCGATCAACTGACCAAACGCATGTTGCCGGCGCTGATGGCACCGGACAAACGCATGTATGGGCCGGTGCGCATCTGGTGCGCTGCCTGTTCGTCCGGGCAGGAGCCTTATTCCATCAGCATGATCGTAGAAGAATACAAGCGGCAGAGCATGGGTGCCTTGCCGCGCCCGGTGCAAATTGTCGCTACTGACCTTTCAAGCATCATGCTTGAGCAGGCGCGCCGCGCAATGTACGACCGCTTGTCTATTTTGCGCGGGCTTTCTGCCGAGCGCCTGGAGCGCTTTTTTGACCAGACGTCCCCCAACAGTTGGGCGATCAAGCCCATTATTAAAGAACGGGTAGAACTGCGCCCCATTAATTTAATGGACAGTTACGCCGCGCTGGGTCGTTTCGATATTATTTTTTGCCGCAATGTTCTTATTTATTTTGATGCTGATCTGAAGCGTTCCATCTTGCAAAAACTCCATGCCTCGCTAAAGCCGGGAGGTATTTTGTTCCTGGGTTCCTCTGAAGGGCTTGCTGCCTCTACAGATTTGTTCGAGATGGTGCGTTGTGATCCGGGAATCTACTATCGGGCTCTCTGA
- the flgA gene encoding flagellar basal body P-ring formation chaperone FlgA, producing MIMTVSGGVIALPAIASTVESLQTLQSRVQQQAAQYYQGAKAKKTNISVNALDSRLQLRSCVKSLTITLNDPQYNGGNQTALVRCDDEAPWSIYIPLQIALFYEYPVASRNMARGDVVSAGDIQTTLVNSTGQRQGQIDSAVDIIGKSLRRPIRQGEVFRSAQLEMPTVVKRGDLVSILTQVGAISVSSAGTAMSNGKIGEKIRIKNNQSDRVIMAEVIEAGSVRTL from the coding sequence ATGATAATGACGGTGTCGGGCGGTGTTATCGCCTTGCCGGCGATTGCATCAACAGTGGAATCGCTGCAGACATTGCAAAGCCGGGTGCAACAACAGGCGGCTCAATATTATCAGGGCGCCAAGGCGAAGAAGACCAACATTAGCGTTAATGCGCTCGACTCCCGCTTGCAGTTACGCTCGTGCGTCAAATCTCTGACCATCACACTGAATGACCCGCAATATAACGGTGGCAACCAGACGGCTCTGGTGCGCTGCGACGATGAAGCGCCCTGGTCTATTTATATACCGCTGCAAATTGCGTTGTTTTACGAGTATCCGGTGGCATCACGCAATATGGCCCGCGGCGATGTGGTCAGCGCCGGCGATATTCAGACCACCCTGGTAAACAGCACCGGCCAACGACAGGGCCAGATTGACAGCGCAGTGGATATTATTGGCAAGTCACTGCGCCGGCCGATTCGTCAGGGCGAAGTGTTCCGTAGCGCACAGCTGGAAATGCCAACCGTGGTTAAACGCGGTGATCTGGTCAGTATTCTCACCCAGGTAGGCGCCATCTCCGTCAGTTCTGCTGGCACCGCGATGAGCAATGGCAAAATCGGGGAAAAAATCCGGATAAAAAACAACCAGTCTGACCGGGTCATCATGGCCGAGGTGATTGAGGCAGGTAGCGTTCGCACACTTTAA
- the flgM gene encoding flagellar biosynthesis anti-sigma factor FlgM, with protein sequence MVIDINNNFSSNASSASRNRATAPTTGKDTPAQAETIPAKSGKDQVVISEQAQGLRKLQTSIGNLPDVDSDRVNALRQAIAEGKFEINADRIAENMLNQDALLR encoded by the coding sequence ATGGTCATCGACATTAACAACAATTTTTCCAGTAATGCATCGAGTGCGTCGCGCAACCGCGCCACCGCCCCGACAACCGGAAAAGACACACCTGCCCAGGCAGAAACCATTCCCGCCAAAAGCGGCAAGGATCAGGTCGTGATCAGTGAACAGGCTCAGGGGTTGAGAAAACTCCAAACGTCTATTGGCAATCTGCCAGATGTAGACAGCGATCGGGTCAACGCGTTGCGTCAGGCAATTGCGGAAGGCAAGTTCGAAATCAACGCTGACCGTATTGCCGAAAACATGTTGAACCAGGACGCGCTGCTGCGCTAG
- the flgB gene encoding flagellar basal body rod protein FlgB, translated as MTISFANALGIHESAMHVRGQRASILADNLANVDTPNYKAKDLDFKQVLSRATGSTKETFAVQVTNDRHLNAQGFDANPDMLYRVPHQPSIDGNTVEDQIEHAEYMKNALQFQASFTFLNSKFKGLTSALRGE; from the coding sequence ATGACCATTTCCTTTGCCAATGCTCTCGGTATTCACGAATCAGCGATGCATGTACGCGGGCAGCGCGCCTCTATCCTTGCGGATAACCTGGCTAACGTGGACACCCCGAATTACAAAGCAAAAGATCTGGACTTCAAACAGGTGCTCAGCCGTGCCACCGGTTCTACCAAAGAAACCTTTGCCGTTCAGGTCACCAACGACCGTCATCTGAATGCACAGGGCTTTGATGCCAACCCGGATATGTTGTATCGCGTTCCGCACCAGCCTTCCATCGATGGCAACACCGTGGAAGATCAGATTGAGCACGCCGAATACATGAAAAATGCCCTGCAGTTTCAGGCAAGTTTTACTTTTTTAAACAGCAAGTTCAAAGGCCTTACCAGCGCGTTGCGCGGTGAATAA